A stretch of Microbulbifer sp. SAOS-129_SWC DNA encodes these proteins:
- a CDS encoding glutaredoxin family protein, with the protein MARELILYTTLGCSLCEKAKVEIWPQLERFGLRLKEQDIAEDPQLLERFATRIPLVGLGDCDDVCAWPFDAGQLEAWLRPRITA; encoded by the coding sequence GTGGCGCGTGAATTGATTCTGTATACCACCCTTGGCTGTAGCCTGTGCGAAAAGGCCAAGGTGGAGATCTGGCCGCAGCTCGAGCGCTTCGGGCTGCGGCTCAAGGAGCAGGATATTGCCGAGGACCCGCAGCTGCTGGAACGCTTCGCTACCCGCATCCCGCTGGTAGGGCTGGGCGATTGCGATGATGTCTGCGCCTGGCCGTTCGATGCCGGGCAATTGGAAGCCTGGTTGCGCCCGCGTATCACCGCATAG
- a CDS encoding FHA domain-containing protein: MLKLCDLKDASQSVWLVSPKVTIGRAANCDLTIADESVAKLHAEVVVDNDRLTLHNLAGSGQVLLNGEPVKGRCPLKLNDELRIGGRTLAVLDPKVTRLKSAAGSNGVAWALRANHPAIAGRVFPVRESSVVGRSDECDITFSLSHLSRRHARLDVRDGLLFVVDLGSANGTYLNNKRVAETRVRRGDELRFDTLSFSVVGPADDLNKTTVRPVVSAAQLRAAGELDNSRPVETTVVSQSQPTRERSRYDSDSALADGGSSAWIWMGGLVLAVAALGFFWARNQGLI; the protein is encoded by the coding sequence ATGCTCAAGCTCTGTGATCTCAAGGATGCCAGTCAAAGTGTGTGGTTGGTCTCACCCAAAGTGACGATCGGGCGCGCCGCTAATTGCGACCTGACCATTGCTGATGAATCCGTGGCCAAGCTGCATGCGGAAGTGGTGGTGGACAACGACCGCCTGACCCTGCACAACCTCGCCGGCAGCGGTCAGGTCTTGCTGAATGGCGAGCCGGTAAAAGGCCGCTGCCCGCTGAAGCTGAACGACGAGTTGCGTATTGGCGGGCGCACTCTTGCGGTGTTGGATCCCAAGGTGACGCGGCTGAAATCGGCTGCGGGCAGTAATGGTGTCGCCTGGGCCCTGCGCGCCAATCATCCGGCCATCGCCGGGCGTGTATTCCCGGTGCGTGAGAGCAGTGTGGTGGGGCGTTCGGACGAGTGTGATATCACCTTCTCGCTGTCTCACCTGTCGCGCCGCCACGCGCGCCTGGATGTGCGCGACGGCCTGTTGTTTGTGGTCGACCTGGGCTCCGCCAACGGCACCTACCTGAACAACAAGCGGGTCGCGGAGACCCGTGTGCGCCGCGGCGACGAACTGCGCTTCGACACTCTGAGCTTCAGCGTTGTGGGGCCGGCGGACGACCTGAACAAGACCACCGTGCGGCCGGTTGTCTCCGCCGCCCAGTTGCGCGCTGCCGGTGAATTGGACAACTCGCGCCCGGTGGAGACAACCGTCGTATCGCAATCGCAGCCGACCCGCGAGCGCAGCCGTTACGACAGCGACTCGGCGCTGGCCGACGGCGGTAGCAGCGCCTGGATCTGGATGGGCGGTCTGGTGCTGGCGGTTGCGGCGCTGGGCTTTTTCTGGGCCCGCAACCAGGGGCTGATCTGA
- a CDS encoding transglycosylase SLT domain-containing protein → MSIDAKGLALLICMLLGAAGVQAAETDSDAERAVAQREKLQAARLAIAHNDRATLAKLKRELKGYPLRPYIDYWEISKKLSSLPYRDIDRFLADNRDTAIGDWMRVRLLRELGKRQRFQAYLEYYQPDKIGRTSLRCYYADAEARHGDKKAAYKLVRKLWLVGHSQAEECDDVFARWIKDGGLTQHLAWERHRLAVASGNLQLAEYVADKMDSDHARLAKLLRSVHRDPKLLLRYQRFAGGKSHKFEQEYRAIVLHGLQRLARQDAARAEKTWHRYESSYLFSDAERDRLLRDLALQFARQEDMDGLRRLLKSENFTDARAIEWLARQSLRELDWEQVAFWIDRLPEDEKHRDRWLYWKARSLEEIYGKGRADAAVSLYREAAQERSYYGFLAADTLGQNYSFVDRPAPVTPKQVESMAVRPGMQRARELQAIGEFYHARREWHYATEDMSHEELLTAGKVASAWGWYHKSIQSVLAADYLDDLELRFPLAFSDIVDNVSKRMGKKTALDPYLIYAVARQESHFSHDAKSRAGALGLMQLLPSTARATARRAGVHYRRRWDLLSPKTNIALGSFYLNSLLSRFNNNRFLAAAAYNAGPSRVASWLKETEQKLPYDVWIETIPFNETRKYVQNVLAYTVIYAYRSGTKLPLLSEQEASSKL, encoded by the coding sequence ATGTCGATTGACGCAAAGGGACTGGCGTTACTGATTTGCATGCTACTGGGCGCCGCTGGCGTCCAGGCAGCGGAAACAGATAGCGATGCCGAACGGGCCGTGGCGCAGCGCGAGAAGCTGCAGGCCGCACGCCTGGCGATCGCCCATAACGACCGCGCCACGCTGGCGAAACTGAAGCGGGAGCTGAAAGGCTACCCGCTGCGCCCCTATATCGACTACTGGGAGATCTCCAAAAAGCTCTCCAGCCTGCCCTACCGCGATATCGACCGTTTTCTGGCCGACAATCGCGACACCGCCATCGGCGACTGGATGCGCGTGCGCCTGCTGCGCGAACTGGGCAAACGCCAGCGCTTCCAGGCCTACCTCGAGTACTACCAACCGGACAAGATCGGTCGCACCTCACTGCGCTGCTATTACGCCGACGCCGAGGCTCGCCACGGCGACAAAAAAGCCGCCTACAAGCTGGTGCGAAAACTGTGGCTGGTGGGTCACTCCCAGGCCGAGGAGTGCGATGATGTCTTCGCCCGCTGGATCAAGGACGGCGGCCTGACCCAGCACCTCGCCTGGGAACGCCACCGCCTGGCGGTGGCGAGCGGCAACCTGCAGCTGGCCGAGTATGTGGCGGATAAAATGGACAGCGACCACGCGCGCCTGGCAAAGCTGCTGCGCTCGGTACACCGCGACCCGAAACTGCTGCTGCGCTACCAGCGCTTCGCCGGCGGCAAGTCCCACAAATTTGAGCAGGAGTACCGCGCCATCGTCCTGCACGGCCTGCAGCGGCTGGCGCGGCAGGATGCCGCCAGAGCGGAAAAGACCTGGCACCGCTACGAATCCAGTTACCTGTTCAGTGACGCCGAGCGCGACCGTCTGCTGCGCGACCTGGCCCTGCAGTTCGCGCGCCAGGAGGATATGGACGGGCTGCGGCGCCTGCTGAAGAGCGAAAACTTCACCGATGCCCGCGCGATCGAGTGGCTGGCGCGGCAGTCGCTGCGGGAACTCGACTGGGAACAGGTGGCCTTCTGGATCGACCGCCTGCCGGAGGACGAAAAGCACCGCGATCGCTGGCTCTACTGGAAAGCGCGCTCACTGGAGGAGATCTACGGCAAGGGCCGTGCCGACGCCGCGGTGTCGCTCTACCGCGAAGCCGCACAGGAGCGCAGCTATTACGGCTTCCTGGCCGCCGACACCCTCGGGCAAAACTACAGTTTCGTCGACCGACCGGCACCGGTCACACCGAAACAGGTGGAATCGATGGCGGTGCGCCCCGGCATGCAACGCGCCCGCGAGCTGCAGGCCATCGGCGAGTTCTACCACGCCCGCCGCGAATGGCACTATGCCACCGAGGACATGAGCCACGAGGAGCTGCTCACCGCCGGCAAGGTGGCGAGCGCCTGGGGCTGGTACCACAAGTCGATCCAGTCGGTGCTGGCGGCGGACTATCTCGATGACCTGGAATTGCGTTTCCCGCTGGCGTTTTCCGATATCGTCGACAATGTCAGCAAGCGAATGGGCAAAAAGACCGCGCTGGACCCCTACCTGATCTACGCCGTGGCGCGCCAGGAAAGCCACTTCAGCCACGACGCCAAGTCCCGCGCCGGCGCCCTCGGCCTGATGCAGCTGCTGCCCTCCACCGCCCGCGCCACTGCGCGCCGGGCCGGCGTTCACTACCGCCGGCGCTGGGACCTGCTGAGCCCCAAAACCAATATCGCACTGGGCAGCTTCTACCTGAACAGCCTGCTCAGCCGTTTCAACAACAACCGCTTCCTCGCCGCGGCCGCCTATAACGCCGGCCCCAGTCGCGTCGCCAGCTGGCTGAAGGAGACCGAGCAAAAACTGCCGTACGACGTCTGGATCGAGACGATTCCGTTCAACGAAACGCGCAAGTATGTGCAGAACGTACTGGCCTACACGGTGATCTACGCCTATCGCAGTGGCACCAAACTGCCACTCCTGAGCGAACAGGAAGCCAGCAGCAAGCTCTGA
- a CDS encoding ATP-binding cassette domain-containing protein encodes MLLQLDGVSLRYGTQVLADDVSAKIDRGDRICLVGRNGEGKSSLLQVIAGDIDPEGGEVVRANGLVQASLDQELPSDCTDSVYRFVAGGLGALGLCLADYRDEPRADLQARIEAEGGWELLPRIDGILDRLGLNADDRVADLSGGWQRRAALARALVTEPDLLILDEPTNHLDIAAVEWLEDFLASYRGALLFVSHDRALAQRLAKTVWDLDRGRLRVFQSRFDRYQADKEKLLEEEARNEALFDKKLAQEETWIRQGIKARRTRNEGRVRALQALRRQREARRERQGVAKLALDAGERSGKLVAELSDVSFAYPGEPPLVRDLSFTLMRGDKVGLIGPNGAGKSTLIRLLLGELQPDSGTVRLGTKQQVAYFDQRRDQLDPSLSVLDNVAGGRESITVGGRTRHAMSYLADFLFSGEKARTRVDGLSGGERNRALLAKLFSQPANILVLDEPTNDLDVETLELLEQLLLDFSGTVLLVSHDRAFLDNVVDSCLAFEGEGVVREYVGGYADFLRQGGRFISAEEREQAAAKKPKPKAAEAAQPKKKKLSYKLQRELDALPGTIEELEGEIGRLEAEVADPAFYQQAQERVEERLRLLSERQAQLDVAFERWAELDSLSDGE; translated from the coding sequence ATGTTGCTTCAGTTGGATGGCGTCAGTTTGCGCTATGGAACCCAGGTGCTGGCGGATGACGTCAGCGCCAAGATCGACCGCGGTGACCGCATTTGCCTGGTGGGCCGCAACGGCGAGGGCAAGTCGAGCCTGTTGCAGGTGATCGCCGGCGATATCGACCCGGAAGGCGGTGAAGTGGTGCGCGCGAACGGCCTGGTGCAGGCCTCGCTCGACCAGGAGCTGCCGTCGGACTGCACCGACAGCGTCTACCGCTTTGTCGCCGGCGGCCTCGGCGCGCTGGGCCTGTGCCTGGCGGATTACCGCGACGAGCCGCGCGCCGATCTGCAGGCGCGTATCGAAGCCGAGGGCGGCTGGGAGCTGCTGCCGCGCATCGACGGTATCCTCGACCGTCTGGGCCTGAATGCGGACGACCGGGTGGCGGACCTGTCCGGCGGCTGGCAGCGCCGCGCGGCGCTGGCGCGGGCCCTGGTGACCGAGCCGGACCTGCTGATTCTCGATGAGCCTACCAACCACCTGGACATCGCCGCGGTGGAATGGCTGGAAGACTTCCTCGCCAGCTACCGCGGCGCACTGCTGTTTGTCAGCCACGACCGCGCACTGGCGCAGCGACTGGCAAAGACCGTGTGGGATCTGGACCGCGGCCGGCTGCGGGTGTTTCAGAGCCGTTTCGACCGCTACCAGGCCGACAAGGAAAAGCTGCTCGAGGAGGAGGCCCGCAACGAGGCCCTGTTCGACAAGAAGCTCGCCCAGGAGGAGACCTGGATCCGCCAGGGTATCAAGGCGCGCCGCACCCGCAACGAGGGCCGCGTGCGCGCCCTGCAGGCGCTGCGGCGCCAGCGCGAGGCGCGCCGTGAGCGCCAGGGCGTGGCCAAGCTGGCACTGGACGCGGGCGAGCGGTCGGGCAAGCTGGTGGCCGAGCTGAGCGATGTCTCTTTCGCCTATCCGGGCGAGCCGCCGCTGGTGCGTGACCTTTCCTTCACCCTGATGCGCGGCGACAAGGTGGGGCTGATCGGCCCCAACGGGGCCGGCAAGAGTACCCTGATCCGGCTGTTACTGGGCGAGCTGCAGCCGGACAGCGGTACCGTGCGCCTGGGCACCAAGCAGCAGGTAGCCTACTTCGACCAGCGTCGCGACCAGCTGGACCCGTCCCTGTCGGTGCTGGACAACGTCGCCGGTGGGCGCGAGTCGATCACCGTCGGCGGCAGGACGCGTCACGCCATGTCCTACCTGGCGGATTTCCTGTTCAGTGGCGAGAAAGCGCGCACACGCGTGGACGGGCTCTCCGGCGGCGAGCGCAACCGGGCGCTGCTGGCCAAGCTGTTCAGTCAGCCGGCCAATATCCTGGTGCTCGACGAACCCACCAATGACCTGGATGTGGAAACCCTGGAGCTGCTCGAGCAGTTGCTGCTGGATTTCTCCGGCACCGTACTGCTGGTGAGCCACGACCGGGCATTTCTCGACAACGTGGTCGATTCCTGCCTGGCGTTCGAAGGGGAGGGTGTCGTGCGCGAATATGTCGGCGGTTATGCCGATTTCCTGCGCCAGGGCGGTCGTTTCATTTCCGCGGAAGAGCGCGAGCAGGCAGCAGCGAAAAAGCCGAAACCCAAGGCGGCCGAAGCGGCACAGCCGAAGAAGAAAAAGCTCAGCTACAAGTTGCAGCGGGAACTGGACGCGCTGCCCGGGACCATCGAGGAGCTGGAAGGGGAGATCGGCAGGCTGGAGGCGGAAGTCGCAGACCCGGCTTTCTACCAGCAGGCGCAGGAGCGGGTGGAAGAACGGCTGCGCCTGTTGTCGGAGCGCCAGGCACAGCTGGACGTGGCGTTCGAGCGCTGGGCAGAACTCGACAGCCTGTCAGACGGGGAGTGA
- a CDS encoding universal stress protein produces the protein MSSKKRVLVGLDLTEEASQVLDKAAEIGKAFDAELDLIHVIEPLTFAYGGDIPMDLSEVQEQLQKQASEQLRKAGEQLGVDADHQHVVLGQPATEIHRLAKEQDTDLIIIGSHGRHGLSLLLGSTANGVLHGAGCDVLAVRVKE, from the coding sequence ATGAGCAGTAAAAAACGGGTTCTCGTGGGACTCGACCTGACAGAGGAAGCCTCCCAGGTCCTGGACAAGGCCGCCGAGATCGGCAAGGCATTCGACGCCGAGCTGGATCTGATCCACGTGATCGAGCCACTCACCTTCGCCTACGGTGGCGATATCCCGATGGATCTGTCCGAGGTACAGGAACAGCTGCAGAAGCAGGCCAGTGAGCAACTGCGCAAGGCCGGCGAGCAGCTGGGTGTCGACGCCGACCACCAGCATGTGGTGCTGGGACAACCGGCGACCGAAATTCACCGGCTGGCCAAAGAACAGGACACAGACCTGATTATCATCGGCAGCCACGGCCGCCACGGTCTGTCCCTGCTGCTCGGTTCCACCGCCAACGGCGTGCTGCACGGCGCGGGCTGCGACGTGCTCGCCGTCCGGGTCAAGGAGTAA